One genomic region from Nocardioides plantarum encodes:
- a CDS encoding ferredoxin, protein MKILVDYDRCEGHGLCAEQAPAIFEIDDDGDLIYHLGDAEVPEAEVDAAHRAIAHCPVAALRNA, encoded by the coding sequence ATGAAGATCCTGGTCGACTACGACCGCTGCGAGGGCCACGGACTGTGCGCCGAGCAGGCCCCCGCCATCTTCGAGATCGACGACGACGGCGACCTGATCTACCACCTCGGCGACGCCGAGGTCCCCGAGGCCGAGGTCGATGCCGCACACCGGGCCATCGCCCACTGCCCGGTCGCCGCACTCCGCAACGCATGA
- a CDS encoding DoxX family protein yields MKRSAVGWVALVARLVVGGVWIWAGMAKLADPLGSVRAVQAYDLLPLSVVEPVGYALPAIEVVIGLALVVGVMSRGAAAISAVLFVGFVIGIASVWARGIEIDCGCFGGGGYDPDASSKYPYEIARDVALLAASLLVVWAGPGRLALDSVLFRRRTTTDLEHELDELDREPTPEGVD; encoded by the coding sequence GTGAAGAGGTCGGCAGTCGGGTGGGTCGCGCTCGTGGCGCGCCTGGTGGTGGGCGGCGTCTGGATCTGGGCGGGGATGGCCAAGCTGGCCGACCCCCTCGGCAGCGTGCGTGCCGTCCAGGCCTACGACCTGCTCCCGCTCTCCGTGGTCGAGCCGGTCGGCTACGCCCTGCCCGCGATCGAGGTCGTCATCGGCCTCGCCCTCGTCGTCGGGGTGATGAGCCGCGGCGCCGCCGCGATCTCGGCCGTGCTGTTCGTCGGGTTCGTGATCGGCATCGCGTCGGTCTGGGCCCGCGGCATCGAGATCGACTGCGGCTGCTTCGGCGGCGGCGGCTACGACCCCGACGCGTCGTCGAAGTACCCGTACGAGATCGCCCGCGACGTCGCGCTGCTCGCGGCGTCGTTGCTGGTGGTGTGGGCCGGCCCCGGCCGGCTCGCGCTCGACTCGGTGCTGTTCCGACGCCGTACGACGACCGACCTCGAGCACGAGCTCGACGAGCTCGACCGTGAACCGACCCCGGAAGGTGTGGACTGA
- a CDS encoding DsbA family protein, translating to MASKNRAETKAAQRAERLAELKAQAKAQERRRNLMVGGVVAVVLVLIGAVFYFVSQNNNVDASDAGTSAYGVTIGPDDAPKKVVIYEDFLCPFCGQLESNTRTKLTELANDGKVQVDYRPFILLSQAGDYSARSTGAFGVVLKESGPEVAKKFHDLLYENQPEETASSFPDADALIKLAVQAGADKAAVSDGIKAGENDFAREATKEAQKAGVNSTPTVLVDGKVFSTNPDGKELLDELE from the coding sequence ATGGCGAGCAAGAACAGGGCCGAGACCAAGGCGGCCCAGCGGGCCGAGCGGCTCGCGGAGCTCAAGGCCCAGGCGAAGGCGCAGGAGCGCCGTCGCAACCTGATGGTCGGCGGTGTGGTCGCGGTCGTGCTGGTGCTGATCGGCGCGGTCTTCTACTTCGTCAGCCAGAACAACAACGTCGACGCCAGCGACGCGGGGACCAGCGCCTACGGCGTCACGATCGGCCCCGACGACGCGCCCAAGAAGGTCGTCATCTACGAGGACTTCCTCTGCCCGTTCTGCGGCCAGCTCGAGTCCAACACCCGTACCAAGCTCACCGAGCTCGCCAACGACGGCAAGGTGCAGGTCGACTACCGCCCGTTCATCCTGCTGAGCCAGGCCGGCGACTACTCCGCGCGCTCCACCGGGGCGTTCGGTGTGGTGCTCAAGGAGTCCGGCCCCGAGGTCGCCAAGAAGTTCCACGACCTCCTCTACGAGAACCAGCCGGAGGAGACGGCGTCCTCCTTCCCCGACGCGGACGCCCTCATCAAGCTGGCGGTCCAGGCCGGTGCGGACAAGGCGGCGGTGTCCGACGGCATCAAGGCGGGCGAGAACGACTTCGCCCGCGAGGCCACCAAGGAGGCCCAGAAGGCCGGGGTCAACAGCACGCCCACGGTCCTGGTCGACGGCAAGGTCTTCAGCACCAACCCCGACGGCAAGGAGCTCCTCGACGAGCTCGAGTGA
- a CDS encoding DoxX family protein, which produces MNSVVLALTVAVSLAFTAAGAAKLAATDDMRRRADHLGWSVRSYRVIGTLELAGAAGLLVGLALTGLAVAAAAALVMLMAGAVAVHLRSGDAVTAAVPAAVLGAATVVLLVLRVFVVDAA; this is translated from the coding sequence GTGAACAGCGTCGTGCTGGCCCTGACCGTCGCGGTCTCCCTCGCCTTCACGGCTGCCGGGGCCGCCAAGCTCGCCGCCACCGACGACATGCGTCGCCGCGCGGACCACCTCGGATGGTCCGTGCGGTCCTACCGCGTCATCGGGACGCTGGAGCTCGCCGGAGCGGCAGGACTCCTCGTCGGCCTGGCCCTCACCGGGCTCGCCGTCGCCGCCGCGGCCGCACTGGTCATGCTCATGGCCGGCGCCGTCGCCGTCCACCTGCGCAGCGGCGACGCCGTGACCGCCGCCGTCCCGGCCGCCGTCCTCGGAGCCGCGACCGTCGTGCTCCTGGTGCTCAGGGTGTTCGTCGTGGACGCAGCATGA
- a CDS encoding VOC family protein has product MNPVIKVQDIAWLEFEKPDLAAAEVFARAFGFTPVHRTAGELTLRGSLPGAPCVIIRKGAASRFVGPAFRAADRGDLDRLAAVTGTRVRALPEHLGGASVDVREPAGTRVRVVADVIEHPSLPPQSALDLNVGGARSRTNRPQRPPREPARVERLGHVVLQTPRFRASLDWYLDHLGLIVSDFLYFPGQRDRGPTMGFIRCDRGDTPADHHTLAMTLGPRNRYVHSAYQVADLDALAAGGEYLKDLGYQHSWGIGRHIQGSQIFDYWRDPDGFLVEHFSDGDVFDASLEPGWAPMTASGLAQWGPPASADFLGIAPGRESLSEAMSMARALRADNEFDLSRLAGLLKVARS; this is encoded by the coding sequence GTGAACCCCGTCATCAAGGTGCAGGACATCGCGTGGCTGGAGTTCGAGAAGCCGGACCTCGCCGCGGCGGAGGTGTTCGCGCGGGCCTTCGGCTTCACCCCGGTGCACCGCACCGCCGGCGAGCTGACCCTGCGGGGCTCACTGCCGGGCGCTCCGTGCGTGATCATCCGCAAGGGAGCCGCCTCACGCTTCGTCGGCCCGGCCTTCCGCGCCGCGGATCGGGGCGACCTGGACCGGCTCGCCGCCGTCACCGGCACGCGGGTCCGTGCGCTTCCCGAGCACCTCGGCGGCGCGAGCGTCGACGTGCGCGAGCCGGCCGGGACCCGGGTGCGGGTGGTCGCCGACGTCATCGAGCACCCCTCGCTCCCCCCTCAGAGCGCGCTCGACCTCAACGTGGGCGGAGCACGGTCGCGCACCAACCGGCCCCAGCGACCGCCCCGCGAGCCGGCGCGTGTCGAGCGCCTCGGGCACGTCGTCCTGCAGACCCCGCGGTTCCGCGCGTCGCTGGACTGGTACCTCGACCACCTCGGACTGATCGTCAGCGACTTCCTGTACTTCCCCGGCCAGCGGGACCGCGGACCCACCATGGGCTTCATCAGGTGCGACCGGGGGGACACACCGGCCGACCACCACACCCTGGCCATGACGCTGGGACCGAGGAACCGGTACGTGCACTCGGCCTACCAGGTGGCCGACCTCGACGCCCTGGCAGCCGGCGGTGAGTACCTGAAGGACCTCGGCTACCAGCACTCCTGGGGCATCGGCCGGCACATCCAGGGCAGCCAGATCTTCGACTACTGGCGCGACCCCGACGGGTTCCTGGTCGAGCACTTCAGCGACGGCGACGTCTTCGACGCGTCCCTGGAGCCCGGCTGGGCCCCGATGACCGCCTCCGGCCTGGCCCAGTGGGGACCGCCGGCCAGCGCCGACTTCCTGGGGATCGCGCCCGGGCGGGAGTCCCTGTCCGAGGCGATGTCCATGGCGCGAGCCTTGCGCGCCGACAACGAGTTCGACCTGTCCCGCCTCGCGGGCCTGCTGAAGGTGGCCCGCTCATGA
- a CDS encoding acyl-CoA synthetase, producing the protein MSTSPLWPRYDSPDDLAAIEAVPLAERGLPATTYELLRSAAERRPEHVALDVMPDAARWRDSVATTYAELLADVHRTANVLHSVGVGRGDAVTLLSPNCAALIPTMLAAQLAGIAAPVNHALAPDHVRHLVRLSGSRVLVAAGPELDPGVWRTVEALTADGLVDTVLVLRPTGTTGEPPAVTLPGVDVSYLAARTPGESARTFTGIPPEADDIAALFHTGGTTGAPKLAAHTHRGEVSDAWMLAANGLLGPDARLLAALPLFHVNALVVTLLAPLFKAQTAVWAGPLGYRDVDLYGCFWQVVEHHRISTMSAVPTVYSVLAQVPVTADISSLRFAMVGASALPDAVRSDFESRTGVPLVEGYGLTEATCASVRSFPGAPRRGSVGQRMPYQRLKTVRVEEDGSWVDLPRGQHGVLAISGPTVFAGYVVGHGPDGLVLDAGSSVVDGWLDTGDLAWIDDDDFVHLTGRAKDLIIRGGHNINPATVEEALLSHPSVTGAGVVGEPDEHAGEVPVAFVTLSQDTTEDELLAWASTRVAERAAAPRRVTVLDALPVTDVGKPFKLELRARAVQRAVAARLDDVPGLLEVRSVVEDGIVVAVVSLESTESAEAIGERLARLDVPTRIEAAS; encoded by the coding sequence GTGAGCACCAGTCCGCTGTGGCCCCGCTACGACAGTCCGGACGACCTCGCCGCGATCGAGGCGGTGCCGCTGGCCGAGCGAGGGCTGCCGGCCACCACGTACGAGCTGCTGCGCAGCGCGGCCGAGCGACGCCCCGAGCACGTCGCGCTCGACGTCATGCCCGACGCGGCCCGGTGGCGCGACAGCGTGGCCACGACGTACGCCGAGCTGCTCGCCGACGTCCACCGCACCGCCAACGTCCTGCACTCGGTCGGGGTCGGGCGCGGCGACGCGGTCACCCTGCTCTCCCCGAACTGTGCGGCACTGATCCCCACGATGCTCGCCGCGCAGCTCGCCGGGATCGCCGCCCCGGTCAACCACGCCCTCGCGCCCGACCACGTCCGTCACCTCGTGCGGCTGTCCGGGTCACGGGTCCTGGTCGCCGCCGGACCCGAGCTCGACCCCGGTGTCTGGCGCACCGTCGAGGCCCTGACCGCCGACGGTCTCGTCGACACCGTCCTGGTCCTGCGACCCACGGGGACGACCGGCGAGCCTCCCGCGGTGACGCTGCCCGGGGTGGACGTCTCCTACCTCGCGGCCCGAACCCCGGGTGAGTCGGCCCGCACCTTCACCGGCATCCCGCCGGAGGCCGACGACATCGCCGCCCTGTTCCACACCGGCGGCACGACCGGTGCCCCCAAGCTCGCGGCCCACACGCACCGCGGCGAGGTGAGCGATGCCTGGATGCTCGCCGCGAACGGGCTGCTCGGTCCCGACGCCCGGCTCCTCGCCGCCCTGCCCCTCTTCCACGTCAACGCCCTGGTCGTCACCCTGCTCGCCCCGCTGTTCAAGGCCCAGACGGCCGTCTGGGCGGGCCCCCTGGGCTACCGCGACGTCGACCTCTACGGCTGCTTCTGGCAGGTCGTCGAGCACCACCGCATCAGCACCATGAGCGCGGTCCCCACGGTCTACTCCGTCCTGGCGCAGGTCCCGGTGACCGCCGACATCTCGTCGCTGCGATTCGCGATGGTCGGCGCGTCCGCGCTGCCGGACGCCGTCCGGTCCGACTTCGAGTCACGTACCGGCGTGCCCCTGGTCGAGGGCTACGGGCTCACCGAGGCGACCTGCGCCAGCGTCCGCAGCTTTCCCGGCGCCCCGCGGCGCGGCTCCGTGGGCCAGCGGATGCCCTACCAGCGGCTCAAGACCGTCCGTGTGGAGGAGGACGGGTCCTGGGTCGACCTCCCGCGCGGGCAGCACGGGGTGCTGGCGATCAGCGGCCCGACCGTCTTCGCCGGGTACGTCGTCGGTCACGGTCCGGACGGCCTCGTGCTCGACGCCGGGTCCAGCGTGGTGGACGGCTGGCTCGACACCGGCGACCTGGCCTGGATCGACGATGACGACTTCGTCCACCTGACGGGGCGCGCCAAGGACCTCATCATCCGCGGCGGCCACAACATCAACCCCGCCACCGTCGAGGAGGCCCTTCTCTCCCACCCGTCGGTCACCGGAGCCGGCGTGGTGGGCGAGCCCGACGAGCACGCCGGCGAGGTGCCGGTCGCGTTCGTGACCCTGTCCCAGGACACGACCGAGGACGAGCTGCTCGCCTGGGCGAGCACCCGGGTGGCCGAGCGTGCCGCCGCGCCACGACGCGTCACGGTCCTCGACGCGCTGCCCGTCACCGACGTGGGCAAGCCCTTCAAGCTCGAGCTGCGCGCCCGAGCGGTCCAACGCGCCGTCGCCGCCCGGCTCGACGACGTCCCCGGCCTGCTCGAGGTCCGCTCGGTCGTCGAGGACGGGATCGTCGTGGCAGTCGTCTCGCTCGAGTCGACCGAGTCCGCGGAGGCCATCGGTGAGCGGCTCGCCCGCCTCGACGTACCCACGCGGATCGAGGCGGCGTCGTGA
- a CDS encoding NAD(P)/FAD-dependent oxidoreductase, producing MTPRSVVLVGGSTAGSTLMRELRRRGFEGDLTLIDPADGTHRPPLSKAVLTSSTDSADSADSAERSVVIDHAGLGMTHHRSAAVGLDPDARHVVTADGEHHRYDALVVATGAHARRLAEPGQRGEVVLRTLTDARDLRRRMADSTTAVVVGGGFLGFEVATAIAHRGTAVTIVDPQPPLPLLGPYLAARIVERAEAMGITVLTSSATLIGNPVSGVELGDGRRLEADLVVSCVGDLPATSWLAGTPLGTPRGVQIDELARTSAPGVYAIGDVAFVRSGGVARRTPQWANAVTQARVAAAAVLGQPVADPIVDPYYWTDIAGLPVKIVGPLPTRGTPAVLEDAGDAGAILAWEGPTVAAIGLRRPASKLRAIARSLATIRT from the coding sequence ATGACACCGCGCAGCGTGGTGCTCGTCGGCGGGTCGACGGCGGGTTCGACCCTGATGCGCGAGCTGCGCCGCCGCGGGTTCGAGGGCGACCTGACCCTGATCGACCCGGCCGACGGCACGCATCGACCGCCCCTGTCCAAGGCCGTCCTCACCAGCAGCACCGACAGCGCCGACAGCGCCGACAGCGCCGAACGGTCGGTCGTCATCGACCACGCCGGACTCGGCATGACCCACCATCGCTCGGCCGCCGTCGGTCTCGACCCGGACGCCCGCCACGTCGTCACCGCGGACGGGGAGCACCACCGGTACGACGCGTTGGTCGTCGCGACCGGCGCGCACGCCCGACGCCTCGCCGAGCCCGGCCAGCGGGGCGAGGTCGTGCTCCGCACCCTCACCGACGCCCGTGACCTCCGCCGACGTATGGCGGACTCCACGACAGCGGTGGTCGTGGGTGGTGGCTTCCTCGGGTTCGAGGTCGCCACCGCGATCGCCCACCGCGGCACAGCGGTCACCATCGTCGATCCGCAGCCACCGCTGCCGTTGCTGGGGCCCTACCTGGCGGCCCGCATCGTCGAGCGGGCCGAGGCGATGGGCATCACCGTCCTGACGTCGTCGGCCACGCTCATCGGCAACCCCGTCAGCGGCGTGGAGCTCGGCGACGGGAGGCGGCTCGAGGCCGATCTCGTCGTCAGCTGCGTGGGTGACCTGCCGGCGACATCGTGGCTCGCAGGGACCCCGCTCGGGACGCCCCGCGGAGTCCAGATCGACGAGCTCGCTCGGACCTCGGCACCGGGGGTCTACGCCATCGGCGACGTCGCGTTCGTCCGCTCCGGCGGCGTTGCGCGACGAACGCCGCAGTGGGCCAACGCCGTCACCCAGGCACGGGTCGCCGCAGCAGCGGTCCTCGGGCAACCCGTCGCCGACCCGATCGTCGATCCCTACTACTGGACCGACATCGCCGGTCTCCCCGTCAAGATCGTCGGTCCGTTGCCCACGCGGGGCACCCCCGCAGTACTCGAGGACGCGGGAGACGCCGGGGCGATCCTTGCGTGGGAAGGGCCGACGGTCGCCGCCATCGGGCTGCGCCGACCGGCCTCGAAGCTCCGAGCGATCGCGCGCAGCCTCGCTACCATCAGGACATGA
- a CDS encoding fumarylacetoacetate hydrolase family protein, with the protein MTLSVLRTSESWWLSRPDGAVRIETSATTTGALLADRAAVEAARTGGTPVPTDELTLVSPVTTPCRVVAQMTNFASHAADANMDPRAVPLTFFRKASGSISGPFADIVRPAHVTLLDYEVEIGIVVGRDVPVGTTVTADDLPDLVAALVVTNDVSARDVQLPKTQFYESKSYPGFTPVGPALVILEPGELDRFSDLRLQLWVNGELRQDETVADIIYGPLEALQALSRFQHLAAGDLLLTGTPVGTALSAPAKVVEIVGSLLPAATKWRLFFSKQRSNPRYLQDGDLVEAAIATDDGAVDLGRQRGTVRWTR; encoded by the coding sequence ATGACGCTCTCCGTGCTCCGCACCTCCGAGTCCTGGTGGCTCAGCCGTCCCGACGGCGCCGTACGCATCGAGACGTCGGCCACCACGACCGGTGCGCTGCTGGCCGATCGCGCCGCGGTCGAGGCCGCGCGCACCGGCGGCACACCCGTTCCGACCGACGAGCTCACCCTCGTCTCCCCCGTCACCACGCCGTGTCGGGTCGTCGCCCAGATGACCAACTTCGCCTCGCATGCCGCGGACGCCAACATGGACCCGCGCGCGGTGCCGTTGACCTTCTTCCGCAAGGCGTCGGGGTCGATCAGCGGCCCGTTCGCCGACATCGTCCGCCCGGCCCACGTGACCTTGTTGGACTACGAGGTGGAGATCGGCATCGTCGTGGGACGCGACGTGCCGGTCGGTACGACGGTGACCGCGGACGACCTGCCCGACCTGGTCGCCGCCCTGGTCGTCACCAACGACGTCTCGGCCCGCGACGTCCAGCTGCCCAAGACGCAGTTCTACGAGTCGAAGTCCTACCCGGGCTTCACCCCGGTCGGCCCGGCCCTGGTGATCCTGGAACCCGGTGAGCTCGACCGCTTCTCCGACCTCCGCCTCCAGCTGTGGGTCAACGGTGAGCTGCGCCAGGACGAGACCGTGGCCGACATCATCTACGGACCCCTGGAGGCGCTGCAGGCCCTCAGCCGGTTCCAGCACCTGGCGGCCGGGGACCTGCTGCTCACCGGCACGCCCGTCGGGACCGCGCTCAGCGCGCCTGCGAAGGTCGTCGAGATCGTCGGATCGCTGCTGCCGGCAGCCACCAAGTGGCGACTGTTTTTCTCCAAGCAACGCTCGAACCCTCGCTACCTGCAGGACGGCGACCTGGTCGAGGCAGCCATCGCCACGGACGACGGGGCCGTCGACCTCGGGCGTCAGCGCGGGACCGTCCGGTGGACGCGGTGA
- a CDS encoding bifunctional 3-(3-hydroxy-phenyl)propionate/3-hydroxycinnamic acid hydroxylase, producing MSSRPSVPAAVPVVIVGAGPTGTTAALALGQRGVECLVLDRWDDVYPQPRAVHLDDEVHRIISRLGIGAEFRKISRPGGGLRLVDRRMRALGEFARDGISPVTGYPRANMFDQPDLERLLRSTAREHPSVEIRGGVSVTAVRQVGPDRVRVHFQDLDTTEEHTVEAGFVLGCDGAHSVVRRSIGSSMSDLGFEQRWLVIDVETTVDLQHWDGVHQVCDGSRAATYMRIGETRHRWEFQLLDHEVGTDFEDPARLEPLLRAWIGTTDLTQLHVIRTAEYTFRACLADRWRSGRVFLLGDAAHLTPPFIGQGLGAGLRDADNLSWKVAGFLGGRLAADVLDSYGPERATHARAMILLARRVGVLMTSGRRVGDALRRLAVPALTATPVLRRHVVDSATPPLTGRDWVASSRADRLAGHLCPNAVVEGRRLDDVLGTRWALVTARAPAPSLAAPLAAADCAVVTVTAGHELAAWLRTGRAAAALVRPDRTVLASGPDVATVAATATALIAPRTTEIAS from the coding sequence ATGAGCAGCCGTCCGTCCGTGCCTGCGGCCGTGCCCGTCGTCATCGTCGGCGCGGGGCCGACCGGCACCACCGCCGCCCTCGCGCTGGGACAGCGTGGCGTGGAGTGCCTCGTCCTGGACCGGTGGGACGACGTGTATCCCCAGCCGCGCGCCGTGCACCTCGACGACGAGGTGCATCGGATCATCTCCCGACTGGGGATCGGCGCCGAGTTCCGTAAGATCTCGCGCCCGGGCGGCGGTCTGCGGCTCGTGGATCGCCGGATGCGGGCGCTGGGCGAGTTCGCGCGTGACGGCATCTCACCGGTCACCGGCTACCCCCGCGCCAACATGTTCGACCAGCCGGACCTCGAACGCCTGCTGCGCTCGACGGCGCGCGAGCACCCCTCGGTCGAGATCCGCGGCGGGGTCAGCGTCACCGCCGTCCGGCAGGTCGGCCCCGACCGGGTGCGCGTCCACTTCCAGGACCTCGACACCACCGAGGAGCACACCGTCGAGGCGGGGTTCGTCCTGGGCTGCGACGGCGCCCACAGCGTCGTACGACGATCGATCGGCTCCTCGATGTCCGACCTCGGCTTCGAGCAGCGCTGGCTGGTCATCGACGTCGAGACGACCGTCGACCTGCAGCACTGGGACGGGGTCCACCAGGTGTGCGACGGATCGCGTGCCGCCACCTACATGCGCATCGGCGAGACCCGGCACCGCTGGGAGTTCCAGCTGCTCGACCACGAGGTCGGCACCGACTTCGAGGACCCGGCCCGGCTCGAGCCGCTGCTGCGGGCGTGGATCGGGACCACCGACCTCACGCAGCTGCACGTCATCCGCACCGCCGAGTACACCTTCCGCGCCTGCCTCGCCGACCGGTGGCGCTCCGGGCGCGTCTTCCTCCTGGGCGACGCCGCCCATCTCACCCCGCCCTTCATCGGCCAAGGACTGGGCGCGGGCCTGCGCGACGCCGACAACCTGTCCTGGAAGGTCGCCGGGTTCCTCGGCGGCCGGCTGGCCGCGGACGTCCTCGACTCCTACGGGCCCGAGCGGGCCACCCACGCTCGCGCCATGATCCTGCTGGCCCGCCGGGTCGGCGTCCTGATGACCAGCGGTCGCCGCGTCGGCGATGCCCTGCGCCGGCTCGCCGTGCCCGCCCTCACCGCGACCCCCGTCCTGCGGCGCCACGTCGTCGACAGCGCGACACCACCCCTCACGGGACGCGACTGGGTCGCCTCCTCGCGCGCCGACCGGCTGGCCGGTCACCTCTGCCCGAACGCCGTGGTCGAGGGTCGTCGACTCGACGACGTCCTCGGCACCCGGTGGGCGCTCGTGACGGCACGGGCCCCTGCCCCCAGCCTCGCCGCGCCGCTCGCCGCCGCCGACTGCGCGGTCGTCACCGTCACGGCCGGCCACGAGCTGGCTGCCTGGCTGAGGACCGGGCGAGCCGCCGCCGCCCTGGTCCGGCCCGACCGGACGGTGCTGGCCTCCGGGCCGGACGTCGCCACCGTGGCAGCGACCGCCACGGCCCTCATCGCCCCACGAACCACGGAGATCGCCTCGTGA
- a CDS encoding cytochrome P450: protein MTTTIPAYRRDIYGPAAIVDPYPHYARLRALGPVVRLSRQRALAVARYADCKSVLLDDTTFVSGRGVALNPVANRLGRGTTLISDGDEHVQRRQTLAHRLTPKALRSMREEIGERADAVVAAAVDRGTVDGVRDIAEALPTSFVPDLIGWPQEGREHLLRWAGATFDSLGPLNARAVRTAPASVAMMRFARAVVRRRTMLPGSMGDELLQRVDRGELARSECPALMVDYLAPSLDTTISAIASSLMLLAQHPEQWQALRDDRSLVPNAVNEVVRIHSPLRAFARVAAAETHIDGVTIPRGARVVVLYASANRDERQWQDPTRFDVTRDATPQLGFGHGTHGCAGQGLARLETQSILHSLLERVERIELVGSPVWGLNNIIHKLDQLPLRLVARRDGVQA, encoded by the coding sequence GTGACCACGACCATCCCCGCCTACCGGCGCGACATCTACGGACCCGCCGCGATCGTGGATCCCTACCCGCACTACGCCCGGCTGCGAGCGCTCGGGCCCGTCGTACGGCTGAGCAGGCAGCGGGCCCTCGCGGTCGCCCGCTACGCGGACTGCAAGTCCGTGCTGCTCGACGACACCACCTTCGTCTCAGGTCGCGGCGTCGCCCTGAACCCCGTCGCCAACCGCCTGGGCCGCGGCACCACGCTCATCAGCGACGGCGACGAGCACGTTCAACGGCGCCAGACCCTCGCCCACCGTCTCACCCCCAAGGCGCTGCGATCGATGCGCGAGGAGATCGGGGAGCGCGCCGACGCCGTCGTCGCAGCCGCCGTGGACCGGGGAACGGTCGACGGCGTCCGCGACATCGCCGAGGCCCTGCCGACCTCGTTCGTCCCCGACCTCATCGGCTGGCCCCAGGAGGGCCGCGAACACCTGCTCCGGTGGGCCGGAGCCACCTTCGACTCCCTCGGTCCCCTCAACGCACGCGCCGTGCGCACCGCCCCGGCGAGCGTCGCGATGATGCGGTTCGCCCGGGCGGTGGTTCGACGTCGCACCATGCTCCCCGGGTCGATGGGCGACGAGCTCCTCCAGCGGGTCGACCGCGGAGAGCTGGCGCGCTCGGAGTGCCCGGCCCTGATGGTCGACTACCTCGCCCCCTCCCTCGACACCACCATCAGCGCGATCGCCAGCTCGCTGATGCTGCTGGCCCAGCACCCCGAGCAGTGGCAGGCGTTGCGTGACGATCGCTCGCTGGTGCCCAACGCGGTGAACGAGGTCGTCCGGATCCACTCGCCGCTGCGCGCGTTCGCCCGGGTGGCGGCGGCAGAGACCCACATCGACGGCGTCACGATCCCCCGGGGAGCACGCGTCGTCGTGCTCTACGCCTCCGCCAACCGCGACGAGCGCCAGTGGCAGGACCCCACCCGCTTCGACGTGACTCGCGACGCGACCCCGCAGCTGGGGTTCGGGCACGGCACCCATGGGTGCGCCGGCCAAGGACTCGCCCGGCTCGAGACCCAGTCGATCCTGCACTCGCTGCTCGAGCGCGTCGAGCGGATCGAGCTCGTCGGGTCTCCCGTGTGGGGCCTCAACAACATCATCCACAAGCTCGACCAGCTTCCCCTGCGGCTGGTCGCCCGACGAGACGGAGTACAGGCATGA
- the orn gene encoding oligoribonuclease: MSAANDRLVWIDCEMTGLDLGADALVEVAALVTDFDLNVLGEGVDILVKPPAEALEQMVPFVRTMHETSGLLDQLEQGVTLAEAEAEVMAYLREHCAPDSRPPLAGNTVATDRAFLARDMHELDGFLHYRIVDVSSIKELSRRWFPRAYFAAPTKRGNHRALADIQESIEELRYYRETVFVTPPGPDTTTAREVASRHGGALTGLGPTPAEATAKPSSPVASETTAQTDSETAP, from the coding sequence GTGAGTGCTGCCAACGACCGCCTGGTCTGGATCGACTGCGAGATGACCGGCCTCGACCTCGGGGCCGACGCCCTGGTCGAGGTCGCCGCCCTGGTGACCGACTTCGACCTCAACGTCCTCGGCGAGGGCGTCGACATCCTCGTCAAGCCACCAGCCGAGGCCCTGGAGCAGATGGTGCCGTTCGTGCGCACGATGCACGAGACCTCCGGGCTGCTCGACCAGCTCGAGCAGGGCGTCACCCTCGCCGAGGCCGAGGCCGAGGTGATGGCCTACCTCCGGGAGCACTGCGCCCCCGATAGCCGTCCCCCGCTGGCCGGCAACACCGTCGCCACCGACCGCGCCTTCCTCGCGCGGGACATGCACGAGCTCGACGGGTTCCTGCACTACCGGATCGTCGACGTGTCCTCGATCAAGGAGCTGTCGCGCCGGTGGTTCCCGCGCGCCTACTTCGCGGCCCCCACCAAGCGGGGCAACCACCGCGCCCTGGCCGACATCCAGGAGAGCATCGAGGAGCTGCGCTACTACCGCGAGACCGTCTTCGTCACCCCGCCCGGACCCGACACGACCACGGCCCGCGAGGTCGCGTCCCGCCACGGCGGAGCCCTCACCGGGCTCGGTCCGACGCCCGCCGAGGCCACCGCGAAGCCCTCCTCACCGGTCGCCTCCGAGACCACCGCGCAAACCGATTCTGAGACTGCGCCCTAG